The following proteins are co-located in the Citrobacter freundii ATCC 8090 = MTCC 1658 = NBRC 12681 genome:
- the uvrA gene encoding excinuclease ABC subunit UvrA, with protein sequence MDKIEVRGARTHNLKNINLVIPRDKLIVVTGLSGSGKSSLAFDTLYAEGQRRYVESLSAYARQFLSLMEKPDVDHIEGLSPAISIEQKSTSHNPRSTVGTITEIHDYLRLLFARVGEPRCPDHDVPLAAQTVSQMVDNVLSQPEGKRLMLLAPVIKERKGEHTKTLENLAGQGYIRARIDGEVCDLSDPPKLELQKKHTIEVVIDRFKVRDDLTQRLAESFETALELSGGTAVVADMDDPKAEELLFSANFACPICGYSMRELEPRLFSFNNPAGACPTCDGLGVQQYFDPDRVIQNPELSLAGGAIRGWDRRNFYYFQMLKSLAEHYKFDVEAPWASLSPTVHKVVLYGSGKENIEFKYMNDRGDTSVRRHPFEGVLHNMERRYKETESSAVREELAKFISNRPCASCEGTRLRREARHVFVENTPLPAISDMSIGHAMDFFNNLKLAGQRAKIAEKILKEIGDRLKFLVNVGLNYLTLSRSAETLSGGEAQRIRLASQIGAGLVGVMYVLDEPSIGLHQRDNERLLGTLIHLRNLGNTVIVVEHDEDAIRAADHVIDIGPGAGVHGGQVVAEGTLDDIMAVPESLTGQYMSGKRKIEVPKQRVAADPEKVLKLTGARGNNLKDVTLTLPVGLFTCITGVSGSGKSTLINDTLFPIAQTALNGATLAEPAPYRDVQGLEHFDKVIDIDQSPIGRTPRSNPATYTGVFTPVRELFAGVPESRARGYTPGRFSFNVRGGRCEACQGDGVIKVEMHFLPDIYVPCDQCKGKRYNRETLEIKYKGKTIHEVLDMTIEEAREFFDAVPALARKLQTLMDVGLTYIRLGQSATTLSGGEAQRVKLARELSKRGTGQTLYILDEPTTGLHFADIQQLLDVLHQLRDQGNTIVVIEHNLDVIKTADWIVDLGPEGGSGGGEILVSGTPETVAECEASHTARFLKPLL encoded by the coding sequence ATGGATAAGATCGAAGTTCGGGGCGCCCGCACCCATAATCTCAAAAACATCAACCTCGTCATCCCGCGCGACAAGCTGATTGTCGTCACCGGGCTTTCGGGCTCAGGCAAATCTTCGCTCGCTTTCGACACCTTATATGCCGAAGGGCAGCGTCGTTACGTTGAATCCCTTTCCGCGTACGCGCGTCAATTTCTGTCGCTGATGGAAAAACCGGACGTCGACCACATTGAGGGGCTCTCTCCTGCCATCTCAATTGAACAAAAATCGACGTCCCATAACCCGCGATCCACGGTAGGTACAATTACCGAAATTCACGACTATCTGCGTCTGCTGTTTGCCCGCGTTGGCGAGCCGCGCTGTCCGGATCACGACGTTCCCCTGGCAGCGCAGACCGTTAGCCAGATGGTGGACAACGTCCTGTCCCAGCCGGAAGGCAAACGTCTGATGCTGCTGGCACCGGTAATTAAGGAGCGTAAAGGCGAGCACACCAAAACGCTGGAAAACCTGGCGGGCCAGGGCTATATCCGCGCCCGTATCGACGGCGAAGTGTGTGACCTTTCCGATCCGCCCAAGCTTGAGCTGCAAAAGAAACACACTATTGAAGTGGTGATTGACCGCTTTAAAGTTCGTGACGATCTCACCCAACGACTGGCTGAATCCTTTGAAACCGCGCTGGAACTGTCCGGTGGTACGGCGGTGGTCGCCGATATGGACGACCCGAAAGCGGAAGAGCTGCTGTTCTCCGCTAACTTCGCCTGCCCTATCTGCGGCTATAGCATGCGCGAACTGGAACCCCGCCTGTTCTCGTTTAACAACCCAGCGGGCGCGTGTCCAACCTGTGACGGTCTCGGCGTGCAGCAGTATTTCGATCCTGACCGGGTGATTCAAAACCCGGAACTGTCGCTGGCCGGTGGTGCTATTCGTGGTTGGGATCGCCGTAACTTCTATTATTTCCAGATGCTTAAATCTCTGGCTGAACACTATAAATTCGACGTTGAAGCCCCATGGGCCAGCCTGAGCCCTACCGTGCATAAAGTGGTGCTGTACGGTTCGGGTAAAGAAAATATCGAATTCAAATACATGAACGATCGCGGCGATACGTCCGTACGTCGTCACCCGTTTGAAGGTGTGCTGCACAATATGGAGCGCCGTTATAAAGAGACGGAATCCAGTGCGGTACGTGAAGAATTAGCCAAATTCATCAGTAACCGACCGTGCGCCAGCTGTGAAGGGACGCGTTTACGTCGCGAGGCCCGCCACGTATTTGTTGAAAATACGCCGCTGCCTGCAATTTCTGACATGAGCATCGGTCATGCAATGGATTTCTTCAACAATCTGAAGCTTGCGGGTCAGCGGGCGAAGATTGCCGAGAAAATTCTTAAAGAGATTGGCGATCGTCTGAAGTTCCTGGTCAACGTCGGCCTCAACTACCTGACGCTATCGCGGTCGGCGGAAACGCTATCCGGCGGTGAGGCCCAGCGTATTCGTCTGGCAAGCCAGATCGGCGCGGGTCTGGTCGGTGTAATGTACGTGCTGGATGAACCGTCTATCGGTTTGCATCAGCGCGATAACGAGCGTCTGCTGGGTACGCTTATCCACCTGCGTAATCTGGGTAATACCGTCATTGTAGTCGAGCACGATGAAGATGCGATTCGCGCCGCTGACCACGTTATCGATATCGGCCCCGGCGCGGGTGTTCACGGTGGTCAGGTCGTCGCCGAAGGGACGCTCGACGACATCATGGCAGTGCCTGAGTCGCTGACCGGCCAGTACATGAGCGGTAAGCGCAAAATTGAAGTACCGAAACAGCGCGTGGCGGCTGATCCAGAGAAAGTGCTGAAGCTCACCGGCGCACGCGGCAACAACCTGAAAGATGTCACCCTGACGCTGCCGGTAGGTTTATTTACCTGCATTACCGGGGTTTCCGGTTCGGGTAAATCGACGCTGATTAACGATACTCTGTTCCCAATTGCGCAGACGGCGCTGAACGGTGCGACGCTGGCGGAACCTGCGCCGTATCGCGATGTTCAGGGTCTGGAACATTTCGACAAAGTCATCGATATTGACCAAAGCCCGATTGGCCGTACGCCGCGTTCTAACCCTGCGACCTACACCGGGGTATTTACGCCGGTGCGCGAACTGTTTGCCGGCGTGCCGGAGTCACGTGCACGCGGTTACACCCCAGGGCGTTTCAGCTTTAACGTCCGCGGCGGACGCTGTGAAGCCTGTCAGGGTGACGGCGTGATCAAAGTCGAAATGCACTTCCTGCCGGATATCTACGTGCCGTGCGATCAATGTAAAGGCAAGCGCTATAACCGCGAAACGCTGGAGATTAAGTACAAAGGCAAGACTATCCACGAAGTGTTGGATATGACGATTGAAGAAGCACGCGAGTTCTTCGATGCCGTTCCGGCGCTGGCGCGTAAGCTGCAAACACTAATGGACGTTGGCCTGACGTACATCCGACTGGGTCAGTCCGCTACCACACTCTCGGGCGGCGAGGCGCAGCGCGTGAAGCTGGCGCGCGAACTGTCAAAACGCGGTACTGGGCAAACGCTGTATATTCTCGATGAGCCGACCACCGGTCTGCATTTTGCGGATATTCAGCAACTGTTGGACGTGCTGCATCAGCTCCGGGATCAGGGCAACACCATCGTGGTGATTGAGCACAATCTGGACGTGATTAAGACCGCTGACTGGATTGTCGATCTCGGTCCGGAAGGCGGCAGCGGCGGCGGCGAAATTCTTGTCTCCGGCACACCAGAAACGGTCGCTGAGTGTGAAGCCTCACACACGGCACGTTTCCTCAAACCACTGTTGTAA
- a CDS encoding MmcQ/YjbR family DNA-binding protein produces MTNSELLQYCMAKMGAEQSVHSDWKATQIKVEDVLFAMVKEVEERPAVSLKTSPELAELLRQQHSDVRPSRHLNKAHWSTVYLDGSLPDSQIYYLVDASYQQAVNTLPADKRRLLTQP; encoded by the coding sequence ATGACGAATTCGGAGTTGCTGCAATACTGCATGGCAAAAATGGGCGCGGAGCAGAGCGTTCACAGTGACTGGAAGGCCACACAAATCAAAGTCGAAGATGTGCTTTTTGCCATGGTAAAAGAGGTGGAAGAACGCCCGGCGGTGTCTCTGAAAACCAGCCCAGAACTGGCAGAGTTGTTGCGCCAGCAGCATAGCGATGTTCGGCCAAGCAGGCATCTCAATAAGGCGCACTGGAGTACGGTGTATCTGGACGGCTCGCTGCCGGATTCACAGATTTATTATCTGGTTGACGCCTCTTATCAGCAGGCTGTGAACACGCTGCCTGCTGATAAACGGCGGCTACTGACGCAGCCCTGA
- the aphA gene encoding acid phosphatase AphA, whose product MRKFTLALSAVCLLFTLNQPAQALVSSPSQLNPGTNVAKLAEQAPIHWVSVAQIENSLTGRPPMAVGFDIDDTVLFSSPGFWRGKKTYSPDSEDYLKNPAFWEKMNNGWDEFSIPKEVARQLIDMHVRRGDSIFFVTGRSQTKTETVSKTLSDNFHIPAGNMNPVIFAGDKPGQNTKTQWLQDKNIRMFYGDSDNDITAARDVGIRGIRILRASNSTYKPLPQAGAFGEEVIVNSEY is encoded by the coding sequence ATGCGCAAGTTTACGTTGGCACTGAGTGCCGTTTGTTTATTGTTCACGCTAAATCAGCCAGCCCAGGCACTCGTGTCTTCTCCCTCTCAGCTCAATCCAGGCACCAATGTTGCAAAGCTCGCTGAGCAGGCTCCCATTCACTGGGTCTCCGTGGCACAAATTGAAAACAGCCTGACCGGACGTCCGCCGATGGCGGTCGGGTTTGATATCGATGACACTGTCCTCTTTTCCAGCCCAGGCTTCTGGCGCGGTAAAAAAACGTATTCTCCGGACAGTGAGGATTACCTGAAGAATCCGGCCTTCTGGGAAAAAATGAATAACGGCTGGGACGAGTTCAGTATTCCAAAAGAAGTCGCGCGCCAGCTAATTGATATGCATGTGCGTCGTGGTGACAGCATCTTTTTCGTGACCGGGCGTAGCCAGACGAAGACTGAAACGGTGTCGAAAACGTTGTCTGATAACTTTCACATCCCGGCAGGCAATATGAATCCGGTCATTTTTGCCGGCGATAAGCCGGGCCAGAACACCAAAACGCAGTGGTTACAGGATAAAAATATCCGCATGTTTTACGGTGACTCCGATAATGACATCACTGCCGCTCGCGACGTGGGCATTCGTGGTATTCGCATTTTGCGCGCCTCTAACTCCACTTATAAGCCGCTGCCACAGGCCGGTGCGTTTGGTGAAGAGGTGATCGTCAACTCGGAATATTGA
- the tyrB gene encoding aromatic amino acid transaminase: MFQKVDAYAGDPILSLMERFKEDSRSDKVNLSIGLYYNEDGIIPQLKAVAEAEARLNAKPHGASLYLPMEGLNTYRHTIAPLLFGADHPVLQQQRVATIQTLGGSGALKVGADFLKRYFSDSGVWVSDPTWENHIAIFEGAGFEVSTYPWYDDTTNGVRFNDLLATLNTLPARSIVLLHPCCHNPTGADLTPAQWDSVIEILKARDLIPFLDIAYQGFGGGIEDDAYAIRAIASAGLPALVSNSFSKIFSLYGERVGGLSVVCEDGDTASRVLGQLKATVRRNYSSPPNFGAQVVAAVLGDDALKASWLVEVEEMRTRILAMRQELVNVLNAEIPGRNFDYLLQQRGMFSYTGLSAAQVDRLRDEFGVYLIASGRMCVAGLNHGNVQRVAKAFAAVM; the protein is encoded by the coding sequence GTGTTTCAAAAAGTTGACGCCTACGCCGGCGACCCGATTTTATCGCTCATGGAGCGCTTCAAAGAAGATTCACGTAGCGACAAAGTGAACCTCAGCATCGGCCTGTATTACAACGAAGACGGAATTATTCCTCAGCTTAAAGCGGTGGCGGAAGCGGAAGCTCGACTTAATGCCAAACCGCATGGTGCTTCGCTGTATCTGCCGATGGAAGGTCTGAACACGTATCGTCATACTATTGCGCCGCTGCTGTTTGGCGCAGATCATCCGGTTCTCCAGCAGCAGCGCGTCGCAACTATTCAGACGCTGGGCGGCTCCGGTGCGTTAAAGGTTGGCGCAGACTTCCTGAAACGCTATTTCTCTGATTCTGGCGTATGGGTCAGCGATCCGACCTGGGAAAACCATATCGCGATTTTTGAGGGGGCTGGATTCGAAGTAAGCACTTACCCATGGTATGACGACACGACTAACGGCGTGCGTTTCAACGACCTGCTGGCAACGCTGAATACTTTACCGGCGCGCAGCATCGTGCTGCTGCATCCGTGCTGCCATAACCCGACGGGTGCGGATTTAACGCCTGCGCAGTGGGATAGCGTTATTGAGATCCTGAAAGCACGCGATTTGATTCCGTTCCTGGACATTGCTTACCAGGGCTTCGGTGGTGGAATAGAAGACGACGCCTATGCGATTCGCGCCATTGCCAGCGCCGGATTGCCCGCTCTGGTCAGTAACTCATTCTCGAAGATTTTCTCCTTGTACGGCGAGCGTGTCGGCGGACTGTCTGTAGTATGTGAAGATGGTGATACCGCCAGCCGCGTTCTGGGGCAGCTAAAGGCGACGGTGCGTCGTAACTACTCCAGCCCGCCAAACTTTGGTGCGCAGGTAGTTGCCGCGGTACTGGGTGATGACGCGCTGAAAGCCAGTTGGCTGGTAGAAGTCGAAGAGATGCGTACCCGCATTCTGGCGATGCGTCAGGAGCTGGTTAACGTATTGAATGCAGAGATCCCGGGCCGTAACTTTGACTACCTGTTGCAACAGCGCGGTATGTTCAGCTATACCGGGCTTAGCGCAGCCCAGGTTGATCGCCTGCGCGATGAGTTCGGTGTGTACCTGATCGCCAGCGGTCGCATGTGCGTAGCTGGGTTGAATCACGGTAACGTGCAGCGCGTGGCAAAGGCATTTGCCGCCGTCATGTAA
- the alr gene encoding alanine racemase: protein MQAATVVINRRALRHNLQRLRELAPASKLVAVVKANAYGHGLLETARTLPDADAFGVARLEEALRLRAGGITQPILLLEGFFDASDLPTISAQRLHTAVHNQEQLEALEAANLVEPVTVWMKLDTGMHRLGVRPEQAEAFYQRLTQCENVRQPVNIVSHFARADEPECGATEKQLDIFNSFCEGKPGQRSIAASGGILLWPQSHFDWARPGLILYGVSPLENHSIGADFGCQPVMSLTSSLIAVREHKAGEPVGYGGTWQSERDTRLGVVAMGYGDGYPRAAPSGTPVLVNGREVPIVGRVAMDMICVDLGPEAQDKAGDSVILWGEGLPVERIAEMTKVSAYELITRLTSRVAMKYID, encoded by the coding sequence ATGCAAGCGGCAACTGTAGTCATTAACCGCCGCGCTCTGCGACACAACCTGCAACGTCTGCGTGAACTGGCCCCTGCCAGTAAACTGGTTGCGGTCGTGAAAGCGAACGCCTACGGCCATGGTCTGTTAGAGACCGCGCGAACGCTCCCCGATGCGGACGCTTTTGGTGTCGCTCGTCTTGAAGAAGCCCTGCGGTTGCGAGCGGGAGGGATCACGCAGCCCATCCTGCTGCTGGAGGGATTTTTTGATGCCTCCGATCTGCCGACTATTTCCGCGCAGCGTCTGCATACAGCCGTCCATAACCAGGAGCAGCTCGAAGCCCTGGAAGCAGCTAATCTGGTTGAACCCGTTACCGTCTGGATGAAGCTCGACACAGGTATGCACCGCCTGGGCGTACGCCCTGAGCAGGCCGAGGCGTTTTATCAGCGCCTAACGCAATGTGAAAATGTGCGCCAGCCGGTCAATATCGTCAGCCATTTTGCGCGCGCAGACGAACCTGAATGCGGTGCGACCGAAAAACAGCTCGATATCTTCAACAGCTTTTGCGAGGGCAAACCTGGGCAGCGTTCGATTGCCGCATCGGGCGGTATTCTGCTGTGGCCACAGTCTCACTTCGACTGGGCGCGTCCGGGACTGATTCTGTATGGTGTGTCGCCACTGGAAAACCACTCTATCGGTGCTGATTTTGGCTGCCAGCCGGTGATGTCGCTGACCTCCAGCCTGATTGCGGTGCGTGAGCACAAAGCGGGCGAACCGGTTGGCTATGGTGGAACCTGGCAGAGCGAGCGCGACACGCGTCTGGGCGTGGTGGCAATGGGCTATGGTGATGGTTATCCGCGCGCGGCGCCGTCTGGGACGCCGGTACTGGTCAATGGCCGTGAAGTGCCGATCGTCGGTCGCGTTGCGATGGATATGATCTGCGTCGATTTAGGCCCCGAAGCGCAGGATAAAGCCGGCGATTCGGTGATTCTGTGGGGTGAGGGACTGCCCGTTGAACGCATTGCTGAAATGACGAAAGTAAGTGCTTACGAACTTATTACGCGCCTGACCTCAAGGGTGGCGATGAAGTATATCGATTAG
- the dnaB gene encoding replicative DNA helicase, which produces MAGNKPFNKQQTDARERDPQVAGLKVPPHSIEAEQSVLGGLMLDNERWDDVAERVVAEDFYTRPHRHIFTEMHRLQEMGKPIDLITLAESLEVQGQLDSVGGFAYLAELSKNTPSAANISAYADIVRERAVVRDMISVANEIAEAGFDPQGRSSEDLLDLAESRVFKIAESRANKDEGPKNITDVLDATVARIEQLFQQPHDGVTGVNTGYDDLNKKTAGLQPSDLIIVAARPSMGKTTFAMNLVENAAMLQDKPVLIFSLEMPSEQIMMRSLASLSRVDQTKIRTGQLDDEDWARISGTMGILLEKRNIYIDDSSGLTPTEVRSRARRIAREHGGIGLIMIDYLQLMRVPSLSDNRTLEIAEISRSLKALAKELHVPVVALSQLNRSLEQRADKRPVNSDLRESGSIEQDADLIMFIYRDEVYHENSDLKGIAEIIIGKQRNGPIGTVRLTFNGQWSRFDNYAGPQYDDE; this is translated from the coding sequence ATGGCAGGAAATAAACCCTTCAACAAACAACAGACTGATGCTCGTGAGCGCGATCCCCAGGTCGCCGGGCTGAAAGTACCGCCGCACTCGATTGAAGCGGAACAGTCGGTGTTGGGCGGTTTAATGCTGGATAACGAACGCTGGGACGATGTCGCCGAGCGTGTGGTGGCGGAAGATTTTTATACCCGGCCGCACCGGCATATCTTTACGGAAATGCATCGCCTGCAGGAGATGGGGAAACCCATCGATCTGATCACACTGGCAGAGTCGCTGGAGGTTCAGGGACAACTGGATAGCGTCGGCGGTTTCGCTTACCTGGCTGAGTTATCTAAAAATACGCCAAGTGCGGCGAATATTAGCGCTTATGCGGATATCGTCCGCGAACGTGCTGTTGTTCGTGACATGATTTCGGTTGCGAACGAAATCGCGGAAGCCGGGTTTGATCCGCAAGGCCGTTCCAGTGAAGATCTGTTGGACCTTGCTGAATCCCGTGTCTTTAAAATCGCGGAAAGCCGCGCAAATAAAGACGAAGGGCCGAAAAATATTACTGATGTGCTCGACGCCACCGTCGCGCGTATCGAGCAGCTGTTCCAGCAGCCGCACGACGGCGTCACCGGGGTGAACACCGGTTATGACGACCTCAATAAAAAGACGGCTGGTTTGCAGCCGTCAGACTTAATTATCGTCGCCGCGCGTCCGTCGATGGGTAAAACAACATTTGCGATGAACCTCGTCGAAAATGCGGCGATGTTGCAGGATAAGCCGGTTCTTATCTTTAGTCTTGAAATGCCCTCGGAACAGATCATGATGCGTTCCCTGGCCTCGCTCTCACGCGTAGACCAAACCAAAATCCGTACCGGTCAACTGGATGATGAGGACTGGGCACGAATTTCCGGAACAATGGGTATTTTGCTGGAGAAACGAAACATCTATATTGATGACTCCTCCGGCCTGACGCCAACGGAAGTGCGCTCGCGTGCCCGTCGTATCGCCCGTGAACATGGCGGTATCGGACTTATCATGATCGACTACCTGCAGCTGATGCGCGTGCCGTCGCTCTCCGACAACCGTACGCTGGAAATTGCAGAAATCTCCCGCTCGCTGAAAGCGTTAGCGAAAGAATTGCATGTGCCGGTGGTGGCGCTGTCGCAGCTTAACCGCTCTCTGGAACAACGCGCCGACAAGCGTCCGGTTAACTCGGATCTGCGTGAATCCGGCTCCATCGAACAGGATGCCGACTTAATCATGTTTATCTATCGTGATGAGGTTTATCACGAAAACAGTGACTTAAAAGGCATCGCCGAAATTATTATTGGTAAGCAGCGTAACGGTCCGATCGGTACGGTGCGCCTGACGTTTAACGGACAGTGGTCCCGCTTCGACAACTATGCCGGTCCTCAATATGATGATGAGTAA
- a CDS encoding quinone oxidoreductase, whose product MATRIEFHKHGGPDVLKAVEFTPVDPAENEIQVENKAIGINYIDTYIRSGLYPPPSLPSGLGTEAAGVVSKVGSKVTHIKAGDRVVYAQSALGAYSSVHNVPADKAAILPNAISFEQAAASFLKGLTVFYLLRKTYEIQPDEPFLFHAAAGGVGMIACQWAKALGAKLIGTVGSAQKAQIALQAGAWQVINYREESIVERVKEITGGKKVRVVYDSVGKDTWEASLDCLQRRGLMVSFGNASGPVTGVNLGILNQKGSLYVTRPSLQGYITNHRELTEASNELFSLIASGVIKVDVAPGQTFALHDAQRAHEVLESRATQGSSLLIP is encoded by the coding sequence ATGGCAACACGTATTGAATTTCACAAGCATGGTGGCCCTGATGTACTCAAGGCGGTGGAGTTTACACCCGTAGACCCGGCGGAAAACGAAATCCAGGTCGAGAACAAAGCTATTGGGATCAACTATATCGACACCTACATCCGCAGTGGTCTTTATCCGCCGCCATCTCTGCCCAGCGGCCTGGGTACCGAAGCTGCCGGCGTAGTCAGCAAAGTCGGCAGCAAAGTGACACACATAAAAGCTGGCGATCGCGTGGTGTACGCCCAGTCTGCCCTTGGTGCATACAGCTCAGTGCATAACGTTCCGGCCGATAAAGCCGCCATCCTACCCAACGCTATCTCATTTGAACAAGCCGCAGCCTCATTCCTGAAAGGGTTAACCGTTTTCTATCTGCTGCGTAAAACCTATGAAATTCAGCCTGATGAGCCGTTTTTGTTCCACGCGGCTGCGGGCGGCGTCGGGATGATTGCCTGCCAGTGGGCAAAAGCATTGGGCGCGAAGCTGATTGGTACCGTCGGCAGTGCGCAAAAAGCGCAAATTGCGCTGCAGGCCGGCGCATGGCAGGTCATTAACTATCGTGAAGAAAGCATAGTTGAGCGAGTGAAAGAGATAACCGGCGGAAAAAAAGTACGGGTGGTGTATGACTCGGTGGGGAAAGATACCTGGGAAGCCTCGCTGGATTGTTTACAGCGCCGGGGACTAATGGTCAGCTTTGGTAATGCTTCCGGGCCGGTGACTGGCGTGAACTTAGGTATTCTGAACCAGAAAGGTTCGCTGTACGTGACCCGTCCTTCACTCCAGGGGTATATCACCAATCACCGCGAATTAACCGAAGCCAGCAATGAGCTATTCTCGCTAATTGCCAGCGGAGTAATCAAAGTGGATGTCGCGCCTGGTCAGACGTTCGCACTGCACGATGCACAGCGTGCTCATGAAGTACTGGAAAGCCGGGCAACGCAGGGATCGAGTTTGCTAATCCCATAA
- the pspG gene encoding envelope stress response protein PspG, which yields MLELLFVIGFFIMLMVTGVSLLGVLAALVVATAVMFLGGLFALMIKLLPWLLLAVAVVWVIKAIKAPKVPQYQRNNRRFY from the coding sequence ATGCTGGAACTACTTTTTGTGATTGGATTTTTTATCATGCTGATGGTCACCGGCGTATCTTTACTGGGCGTTCTGGCTGCATTGGTCGTAGCCACCGCAGTGATGTTTCTGGGCGGACTATTTGCCTTGATGATTAAACTGTTGCCCTGGCTGCTACTGGCTGTTGCCGTGGTGTGGGTTATCAAGGCGATAAAAGCGCCAAAAGTCCCACAGTATCAGCGCAATAACCGTCGATTTTACTAA
- the dusA gene encoding tRNA dihydrouridine(20/20a) synthase DusA, whose translation MLPESQSTAFPAHRFSIAPMLDWTDRHCRYFLRLLSSQTLLYTEMVTTGAIIHGKGDYLAYSEEEHPVALQLGGSDPAALAQCAKLAEQRGYDEINLNVGCPSDRVQNGMFGACLMGNAQLVADCVKAMRDVVSIPVTVKTRIGIDDQDSYEFLCDFINTVSGNGECEMFIIHARKAWLSGLSPKENREIPPLDYDRVYQLKRDFPHLTMSINGGIKSLEEAKIHLQHMDGVMVGREAYQNPGILASVDREIFAAATEDADPVAVVRAMYPYIERELSKGTYLGHVTRHMLGLFQGIPGARQWRRYLSENAHKAGADINVLEHALKLVADKR comes from the coding sequence ATGCTGCCTGAATCTCAGTCTACCGCTTTTCCCGCTCATCGTTTTTCTATCGCGCCGATGCTCGACTGGACGGACAGACACTGCCGCTACTTTTTGCGCTTACTGTCCAGCCAGACGTTGCTCTATACGGAGATGGTAACCACCGGCGCGATCATTCATGGTAAAGGCGATTATCTGGCGTATAGCGAAGAAGAGCATCCGGTCGCATTGCAACTGGGCGGGAGCGATCCTGCGGCGCTGGCGCAGTGCGCAAAGCTCGCTGAACAGCGGGGTTATGACGAAATCAATCTCAACGTGGGTTGTCCTTCCGACCGCGTGCAGAATGGCATGTTTGGCGCCTGTCTGATGGGGAATGCGCAACTGGTCGCCGATTGCGTCAAAGCAATGCGCGACGTGGTGTCGATTCCGGTAACGGTGAAAACGCGTATCGGCATTGATGACCAGGACAGCTACGAATTCCTGTGCGATTTCATCAACACGGTATCTGGCAACGGCGAATGTGAGATGTTTATTATTCACGCCCGCAAGGCCTGGCTATCCGGGTTAAGCCCGAAAGAAAACCGCGAGATCCCACCGCTGGATTATGACCGTGTTTATCAGCTAAAGCGTGATTTCCCGCATCTGACGATGTCGATCAACGGCGGCATTAAATCGCTGGAAGAAGCAAAAATTCATCTGCAACATATGGATGGCGTGATGGTGGGGCGTGAAGCTTACCAAAACCCAGGAATTCTGGCGTCCGTTGACCGTGAGATTTTTGCTGCTGCCACCGAAGATGCCGATCCAGTTGCCGTGGTGCGCGCCATGTACCCGTACATTGAGCGTGAACTGAGTAAGGGAACCTATTTGGGACATGTGACGCGCCATATGTTGGGGCTGTTTCAGGGGATCCCTGGGGCTCGTCAGTGGCGTCGCTATCTGAGCGAAAATGCGCATAAAGCCGGGGCAGATATTAACGTACTGGAGCATGCGCTGAAGCTGGTCGCTGACAAGCGTTAA
- a CDS encoding cupin domain-containing protein — protein MKRPDCIRHWREVEGADDSTYPDSDELFAIGAPLARKLGLGRLGIHHERLPPGRRTSYPHAESDEEEFIYVLEGYPEAWINGYLWKLEPGDSVGFPAGTGVCHTFINNTSEEVRLLVVGEANKKYNRIYYPLNPVYAATREDRWVDHPPQFFGSHDGKPGRK, from the coding sequence ATGAAAAGACCCGATTGTATTCGCCACTGGCGTGAGGTTGAGGGGGCTGATGACTCCACTTATCCCGACAGCGATGAGCTATTTGCTATTGGCGCGCCGCTTGCCCGCAAGTTGGGGTTAGGACGACTCGGCATTCATCATGAACGCCTGCCGCCGGGTCGGCGCACGTCGTACCCGCACGCTGAAAGCGATGAGGAAGAGTTTATCTATGTGCTGGAAGGTTATCCTGAGGCCTGGATTAACGGGTATTTATGGAAGCTAGAGCCGGGCGACAGCGTCGGTTTCCCGGCAGGTACAGGCGTGTGCCATACCTTTATCAATAACACCAGTGAAGAGGTGCGTCTGTTAGTCGTGGGTGAGGCGAACAAAAAATATAACCGCATTTATTATCCGCTTAACCCGGTCTATGCCGCTACACGTGAGGATCGCTGGGTCGACCATCCGCCGCAGTTTTTCGGATCACACGACGGAAAACCGGGGCGTAAATAG